In Vibrio alfacsensis, the following proteins share a genomic window:
- a CDS encoding AraC family transcriptional regulator, which yields MKTVRFIRAMGILNMHNLALSKYNLQSEDLGIPDSVFHNPMTLIPLTAVSEWYRRIEQLSQDPDVILNLSRGVDLNKLGPVGRWLFSGNDLSSTIRRVNYGVSNLQSGAFFAGAQSGNILKWTYHNPFIDTSIKVHDSIRSAVFMVKILREFLGQDYRPLRVSISGSRKNHELYKAYFGCEVDWSQPRTEVWLHIDDRLASRQLTHREESRLAMNFSDLDDLLNMPDPEDELKVIYEVVSYSSHYGLPTLDRVSHLLGLSDQQFQRRLQKLGLNFSTVSGYVLSNIAVQLLGKHVSINDIAIRLGYTNVASFNRMFKKHRGITPKQYALRAEN from the coding sequence ATGAAAACGGTCCGATTTATACGTGCAATGGGCATCCTAAATATGCATAACCTCGCGTTATCAAAGTATAATTTGCAGTCCGAAGACCTAGGGATTCCTGATTCCGTATTCCACAATCCGATGACGCTTATCCCTTTAACTGCGGTTAGCGAATGGTATCGACGCATTGAGCAACTGAGTCAAGATCCTGATGTGATTCTCAATCTTAGCCGAGGGGTGGATCTAAACAAGCTCGGCCCAGTTGGACGTTGGCTGTTTTCTGGTAATGATCTTTCAAGCACGATCCGAAGGGTCAATTATGGTGTGAGTAATTTACAGTCGGGGGCATTTTTTGCCGGTGCTCAGTCAGGCAATATACTTAAATGGACTTACCACAATCCATTTATCGATACGTCTATCAAAGTGCATGACAGCATTCGTAGCGCCGTTTTCATGGTAAAAATATTACGTGAATTTTTAGGGCAAGATTATCGACCACTTCGCGTGAGCATCTCGGGTTCAAGGAAAAATCATGAGCTATACAAGGCGTACTTTGGTTGTGAGGTTGATTGGAGCCAACCAAGGACAGAAGTGTGGCTCCACATTGATGATCGTCTTGCTTCACGTCAATTGACCCATCGAGAAGAGAGTCGACTGGCAATGAATTTCTCTGATCTGGATGATTTACTCAATATGCCAGATCCAGAAGATGAGCTAAAAGTGATTTATGAAGTGGTCAGTTATAGCAGTCACTATGGGTTGCCAACATTAGATAGAGTTTCGCATTTGTTAGGTTTGTCTGATCAGCAATTTCAGCGTCGATTGCAAAAGCTAGGACTTAATTTTTCTACGGTATCAGGCTACGTGCTGAGCAATATTGCAGTGCAACTGTTGGGCAAGCACGTTAGCATTAATGACATCGCTATTCGCTTGGGATACACCAATGTCGCGAGCTTTAATAGGATGTTCAAGAAGCACCGTGGAATTACCCCTAAGCAGTATGCATTAAGAGCAGAAAATTAA